One segment of Labrus mixtus chromosome 10, fLabMix1.1, whole genome shotgun sequence DNA contains the following:
- the LOC132981594 gene encoding uncharacterized protein LOC132981594: MKSVLVFLLTLTLGRCNIYENFETKTVGVGDDVTLTCPRNASLSLSQLFWLRLISGDLPEVLGGTNTIDSHLVDVEEKPRFTARKEPGTFVVIINGVKVGDTGLYFCVKRESIKMTVLKGTFLQIKGPEPSITAVVQDISKNPVHAGDLMTLQCSVLSESENNTCPGKHRVFWFRAGSDENHPSVIYTHGNRPGGCEESPEAHSPQKCVYSFSKTINSSDSGTYFCAVAACGEILFGNRTKIDFKGADNRTAVIALYLLSAALAISLIIIAFLIHIIKTKSCDSSKAAEDLQTHPAADRRRQQSAEDSLVYSAPTFSKRRTDKREKRKVKAATEETIYTGVRSFPTG; the protein is encoded by the exons ATGAAgtctgttcttgtttttctactGACGCTCACACTTGGTC gatGCAACATCTATGAGAACTTTGAGACAAAGACTGTTGGTGTTGGAGATGATGTGACTCTGACGTGTCCTCGTAACGCTTCTTTGTCTTTATCACAATTATTCTGGCTCCGGCTCATTTCTGGAGATTTGCCTGAGGTTTTGGGAGGAACTAATACCATTGATTCTCACCTTGTTGATGTTGAAGAAAAGCCTCGATTCACAGCAAGAAAAGAGCCTGGAACGTTTGTGGTGATTATTAATGGAGTAAAAGTCGGCGACACTGGACTTTACTTTTGTGTGAAACGAGAgagtattaaaatgacagttttaaaagGAACATTTCTGCAGATTAAAG GACCAGAGCCCAGTATCACCGCAGTCGTTCAAGACATTTCAAAGAATCCAGTCCACGCAGGAGACCTGATGACTCTGCAGTGTTCTGTTCTCTCTGAgtctgaaaacaacacatgtcCAGGGAAACACAGAGTGTTCTGGTTCAGAGCCGGATCAGATGAAAATCATCCCAGTGTCATTTACACTCATGGAAACAGACCTGGTGGATGTGAGGAGAGTCCTGAGGCTCACTCTCCACAGAAATGTGTCTACAGCTTCTCAAAGACCATCAACTCCTCCGACTCCGGGACTTATTTCTGTGCTGTGGCCGCATGTGGAGAGATATTGTTTGGAAATAGGACAAAGATTGACTTCAAAG GAGCCGACAATCGGACGGCCGTAATAGCTCTGTATCTGTTATCAGCTGCTTTGGCTATAAGCTTGATTATTATAGCTTTCCTGATTCATATCATCAAGACTAAATCGTGTGATTCCAGCAAAG CTGCTGAAGATCTGCAAACACATCCTGCAGCAGATCGACGACGGCAGCAG agTGCTGAGGACTCATTGGTTTATTCTGCACCGACTTTTTCTAAGAGGAGAacagataaaagagagaagagaaaagtcaAAGCAGCAACAGAAGAGACGATCTACACCGGGGTCAGATCTTTTCCCACTGGCTAA